The Desulfonatronum lacustre DSM 10312 region CCAGTTCCTCCTGGGTGTAACCAAGCATCTCCGAGTAATGGCGGCTCATGGTCAGGTCCGTGAGGTTGTTCAATTCCGAAAAGATGGACACCCGGCTGAACTTGGACACCCCGGTGATGAACACGAAACGCAGAACGTCGGCCACGTTGTTTTCCTTGATCACCCCGAAAAACTGTTTCAGTTTGTCACGGTTGCCCTTGGCAATGTCCAGTTCCACCTCGCCCCTGCCCAGGTGATCAATGAGCGGCTTGTCGTATTCATCGACAAGGATCGCGACTTTTTGGCCGGTCTTTTGATGCAGGGCGATGATCAACTCCATGAACTGCCCTTTGAGCATCGTTGTCTGAATCGATATCTCGTTGGCCCCCGCGACCAGGCCGATGTGCTCTTGCAGGCTGGCCATCAATATTTCCGGCGTCTCGTGGCTGATCCCGTTGAAATCCAGCAGGATCACCGGATGCTCGCGCCACTCCCACTCCCCGTGTTCCGCGATCCACAAGCCCTCGAACAACTCCCGTCGGCCCTCGAACAGACAGCGCAACGTGGACACGGTCAGGGACTTGCCGAAACGCCGGGGCCGGGACAGGAAGTAGTATTCGCCCCGGCTGGCCATCTGGTGGATCCATCGGGTCTTGTCCACGTACAGATCCTTGTTTTCGCGGATGCTTTCAAAGGAAGATTTGCCGACGGGCAGATTGGGCAGTCTGGACATGAAGGGCTCCTGTGACGTTTCGGGGCACCACGATGGACAGTTCGTTTTTCGAATGGGCCGTGAAGAGGACGATACCATCGTTTTCGAGTCAATCATTGATCTCCGTGCGTGAACATGCCAGATTTGAGCGTCATTGTGAACGTCGGCATTCCGGTCGAAAATGGCTGATCACGCCAGGAGGGAGGTGTCCATGGAACCGGAACAGACCATCGAATCCTTGCGCGCGGAGTTGGAGGCGGCGCGGGCGCGGATCGTGGAGTTGGAGGAGAAAATTGGAGGGTGCGCGACCGGTGGGAAATGCCGAGCGTTGCTCCTTGAGAGTCCCGCGCTGGCCTACCAATCCCTGGACGAGGACGGCAGGGTTGTGGATGTGAATGCGGCTTGGCTCAATTTGTTGGGGCATGAGCGCCGGGATGTCCTCGGGCGGTTGTTCAGCGATTTTCTGGCCGAGGAACACCGAGCCGTGTTTCAGGAGAATTTTGTCCGGCTCAAGGCTTCCGGCGCAACGCGCAACATCGAATACGACCTGGTCCACAAGGACGGATCGTTGCGGCACGTTTTTCTGGACGGCTGCATTTCCAGCGATGAACGGCAGCGATTCCAATGCACGCACTGCCTCCTGCGGGACATCACCGGCCAGAAAAGGATCGAAAGCGAATTGCTGTCCGTGGATCAGCAGCGTCGGATTATTCTGGACTCGGTTCCGGCTCTCATCTGGGCCAAAGATATGAAGGGGCGCATTCTGATGGCCAACAAGGCCCTCCTGGCGGCCATCGGGCTGGAGGAAGACGAGGTTGTCGGCAGGACAACCCACGACATATTCCCCCGTGAAATCGCGGATGCGCATGTCCTTGTGGACCGGCGGATCCTGGCCAGCGGAAAGCCTGATCTGGGTGTGGAGGAGCCATTCGTCACCAGTACCGGTGAAATGGGCTGGTGCATTTCAGACAAAATGCCTCTGCGCGACCTTCAGGGAAAAATCGTTGGAACTCTGGGCTTTTCCAGGGATATTACGAATCTGAAAATCTCTCAGCAAGCGCACATCAAAAGCGAGACGATCCGCAGCGGCCTGTTCGAGAACATGTCCAGCGGCGCGGTTATCTATTCTGTGTGGGGCGACGGGACCAGGGCCGCGGACTACGTCATCATCGACTACAATGCCGCCGGGCTGCGAATGGAGAACAAACCCAAGGAAAAGGTGATCGGTAAATCCCTCGAAGAGCTGTATCCGGGCATAGACGCCTCCCCCCTGGTGGGTAGGTTGCACCATGTCTGGAGCACGGGGGAGACCGCTTTTGTCCCCGCCTTCCTGTACCGGCGTGAACAGGAACCCAGCGGCTTCTGGTACGAAATCCGGATTTTCAGGCTGCCTTCCGGTGAAATCGTGGCCATCTACGACAACGTGACCGCCAGGGTCGAGGCGGAGCAGGCCTTACGGGAACGGGAAAAGCTGCTGCGCATGGTCGTGGAGAATGTCCGGGACGGCATCAACGTGTTGGACCTGAAAACCCGACGGTATATCCTGATGAGTCCCTCCCAGATAGCGCTAACCGGATACACCAGCGAGGAATTCCTAAATATTTCCGCTAATGAAGGCTATGCGAGGGTGCACCCCGAGGACCGGTATATTGCGATCAACCTGCATCGGCTGATTGCCGCCGGCGAGAACGACCTTGGCCTTGTGGAGTACCGCTGGAAGGTCAAGAGCGGGGAATACCGGTGGTTCAACGACAGCCGCAGGCTGATTCGGGACGAGCACGGCCGCCCCGTGGCCCTGGTCGGAGTCAGCCGGGACATTACCGATCGCAAGCAGATGGAGCTGGAACTGGAACGGACACGGCAGGAGTTGCGGAAGCTCTCCGAGCAGTTGATCCTGGCCCAGGAGGAGGAACGCAAACGGATCAGCCAGGAACTGCACGACGGCGTCCTGACCGACATCCTGGCCTTGAAGGTAAACCTGGAGACTGCCCGGATCGCCCTGAAGCGCCGGGGCGACGTCCCTGACGTGCCCGGGCTCAATGCCGCGGTACATTCCCTAGCCGCAATCGCGGAGGAGGTCCGACGGATCGTGCAGGGCATGCGGCCCATGGCCCTGGATGAACTGGGGCTGAAGGATGCCCTGGAGGGACTGACCAGCTTTTTTCAGAAGCGTCTGCCTGATGTGGGTGTGGAGTTCCGGTTTGAAAAATGGGCAACTCTGACTGTGCCTGAGGCCCAGTCCGTGGTCGCCTTTCGATTGATCCAGCAAGCCCTGGACAATATCGCTTCCCATGCCCAGGGGGCGCGGAGGGTCGGCGTTATAGTCCTGGCTGACGCCGATGGACTGAGGGTTGAGGTGTCCGATGACGGGTGTGGGTTTGACGTGGGCCGACTCCGGTTCTCGCCGGACCATGACGGGGGGCTCGGACTGCGGGGAATGCGCAAGCGGGTGGAAATGGTCGGCGGGAAACTGGGCATCGAGTCCGCGGCCGGGCAGGGCACGACAATCAGGGCATGGCTGCCGCTGTCGGATTAAGGGACAAAATTGGAAGCGAGATCAACCTCCTAAAGCACCAACTCCGAAGCCATCTCCGCCTTGATCACCTGCAACATGGCCCGCATTTTGGCCCGATCATCCGCGCCGAGCTTTCTCATGGCGTTGTGGCGATGCTTTTCCACGGTTTTGATGTGTAGGTCCATTTTTTTGGCGATTTCCGAATTCTTCAACCCATTGACGGCAAACCCAAGCACCTCCTGCTCCCGATCCGACAGTGCATCTCGCCATGAAGGGACGCTCCGCACCGACGAGTTGCTCAGAATCATGCGTTTGACCAGCACGTGGAGCATGGACGTGCTGAGGTAAAACTTGCCGTCCAGCACGTTGCGCAAGGCAAAAAGCATTTCCTCGGCCGGGTCCGCCTTGACCACATAGCCATTGGCCCCGAAACGAATAGCCTTGAGCACGTATTCCTCCACGCGATGCACGGTCAGGACCATGATCCTGGCCTGCTCGTCCTTCCTCAGAAGTTTCTGGATCAAAACAAAGCCATTCACTTCCTGCAAGGACAGGTCCACAATCACCGCACCGAACTTCCGGCGCTGATAGACGTCCAGGGCATCCTGGACCCCGCGGGTCTGGACCACGGAAAAGCCGTCCTGCTCCAAAAGCCCCGTCATTCCTATCCGAAAAACGTCGTGGTCGTCGACAATGAGGATGGGCTTGGTGGGCGTGTTCACTGACTGGAATTGTCCGTCCGAAAAGAGAGGTTCCATTTGGTACTTCTAACCCAAATACTTGCACCTCGTAAATCTTATCTTCATCATCACAAAAACCCTACACAGGTGAAAAACAAGGTGCCGTGAAGTCAATGTTTTCAGGGTCGATCCGCACTGCAAACCCTACCACAACCCCTATTGCGATTCTGATTTTGCGGGTTTTTCCGTCTCTTTTTGCGACGGCCAAGGGTTGAAATATGCCGCTCATGTGGGAATACCATAGATATAGAGGTGCCGCGTGTTCGTCGTCTTTCCGGTGTCCGGATGGACCGACGATGCCCGGGACAACACTCCTTGCCGATACGATCTGGAATGAATCGACAAAGCAACGGCTCGGATATCATGCGCAATATTACCATTCGACACAAGCTGTTGATCCTGATCACCCTGCTGACCATTGTGCTGGTGTATTTCGGGACCAGGGAACTGCAAACAAAGACGGCCCTGAACCGGGAAGTGGCCACGTTGCGGGTCTTGATCGAGCTGCAATCCCTGGCCGGGCTGGTGATTCACGAGTTGCAGCGTGAGCGAGGCATGAGTTCCGGGTATTTGGGGGCCAGGGGAGTGCTGTTCACCGAGCAATTGGCGCTTCAACACGCAAGAACGGACAGACAGCGGGCCCAACTGGCTCACTGGTTCATGGAGGTCTATCCAGGAGCGATTCCGTCTGAAATTGACGAGCACCTGGAACAGATTCGAGAGAAGATCATTGGGTTGGAGGATATTCGAGCCAAAGTTTTGGCATTGGAAACGAATGTTGACACCGTTGTCCAGTACTACTCCCAGTTGATCGAGATCCTCATCCAGGCTTCCTATTCCTTCAACGGATTCAGTTCCGACGCCCGATTGGCCTTGCTGGGGCGAGCCTACTCGGTGTTTCTGAGCACCAAAGAGCTGGCCGGTCTGGAGCGGGCTTTGGGATCCAACGCCCTGGCCGAAGGGCGATTTCTTCCAGGCAGGAAGACGCATTTCACCACGTTGATCGAACAGCAGAAATACGGCTTTGCGCTTTTTCTGAGCATGGTTCCGGAGGACGCCCGCCGGCTGTACCTGGAAACGGAACAGTCTCCCGCCGCCCTGGCTGTAGACGCCCTGCGGGCGCAACTGCTCAACCCTTCGGTGCATGGCATGGGGTTTTCACCGCTGCGCTGGTTCGACATCATCACCGACAAAATTGACCACTTGCAACGGGTGGAACTGGAGCTGTCCGTCAAAATGGACGAACGGGTCTGCAAGCTCCAAGAAGAAACCCAGGCAGCGCTGAAACAGTTATGGACCCTGTTGGCCGCGGCTTTGTTCGCCTACCTGTTGCTGACCCTGACCATCTTCCGGAGCATAGTCCGTCCGCTCTCCCTCCTGGTCGACTATGCCCGTGATATTTCCGCCGGTCGACTGGATCGAAAGCTCAATCTCCAAGGCCAGGACGAGATCGGTCAATTGGGGGAGGCCATGCAGCAACTGGTCGCGGATCTGCAAACGAACATCCAGAAGGCTGAAAGCCGCGGGCAAGAGGCGCACAGGCTTTCCGAAGCCCGCCTGGAAGCCGCCCGGCAGCTTGAAACAGCCCTGGCCCTGGCCGAAGACGCACGGGACAACCTTTCGGCCATCCTCGCTTCGGTCAACGACGGCATCGTGGTCACGGACAGGGAAAACCGGATTCTGTTGATGAACAGGGCTGCGGAAGAGGTTCTGGGCGTCGAATACGAAAAAGTCAGGAATCAGCCCATCCATTACGCCATCCAGGACGGAACCCTGCGCGACAGCTTCAAGAACTGCCTGGTCAAGGCTCAAAGGCTGGCCTCCTATACGTTCGACTTTTCGTGCGCCCAATCTGAACACTCGACCTGCGAACAAGTTTTCCAGGCTCGGACCTCCGTAAACCACGACACCCAGGGCAATCAGACCGGAATCGTGACCATTATCCAGGACGTGACCAGAGAACGAGCCTTGGATCAGATAAAGAACGACTTCATCTCAACCGCGGCCCACGAGCTGCGGACCCCGCTGACCTCCATTCAAGGTTTTTCGGAAATTCTGCTTGCCCGCAAGCACTTGTCCGAGGCGGAGCGTAAGGAGTTTCTCATCTATATCAACGACCAGGCCGTATTACTGGGCCGATTGATCAGCGACCTGATGGACATTTCCCGCATCGAGTCCGGTCTGAGTTTTTCCCTGAACAAGAAGGAACAAGACCTTCGTCAGCTTTTGCGGCAAAAGCTGAAGGCATTTCGCGCCGGCCTGTCCAGACATGAACTTTCCGCCGCTATTCCGGATGAACCCTGCATCACGTCGGTGGATGGGGACAAATTTCTTCAAGTATTGGAAAATATTCTGAGCAATGCCTCAAAATACTCTCCGGATGGCGGAACCATCCACGTTGCCATGCAGTGCTCGGAAACCGAAGTGGCCATCACCGTCACGGACCAGGGTCTAGGCATGACTCCGGAACAAGTCTCCCGAATTTTCGAAAAATTCTATCGGGCCGACACTTCGGATTCCGGCATTCCCGGGACCGGCTTGGGCATGGGCATTGCCAAGCACATCATGGACGCCCATGACGGTGAAATCCATATCCAAAGCGAAATCGGACAGGGCACCACGGTGCGGCTGACTCTGCCCCGCCCGAAGCAGCGCAAGAAAGGCTCGTGAACTGTGACGCGCTTGTCGTGTTCACCAGGAAGGATAGGCAAGGAGATGGAAATGTTGCAAAAATCCTCCGACGACCGTGAGCAGCTCTTGCGATATGCCCAGGATCTGGCCGTAATCGTCAGACGGGAGAAGGAAAAGAACGCGGCGTTGCTGAAGATTGTTGGTGATCTGGAGGAAGCCAGGCAAAAACTGCTTCTGGAAATCGAACAGCGCACGGCCTTGCAGCGAGAGTTGGAGCAGGCCAAGGAGGCGGCAGAAGAGGCCAGTCAGTTCAAGACGGACTTTATGAACAACATGAGCCATGAGCTGCGCACACCTTTGAACGGGATCATGGGCATGTGCTCGCTTCTGGAAATGACCTCGTTGGACGCTGAACAGCGCGATTTTCTGGCCTTGCTGAAAAAGTCGGCCCGGCGACAGCTCCGGCTGGTGGACGCTCTGCTCAACGTCGATCTCCTTAACAGCGACGCCCTACAACTTGAGCTGGAAGAGTTCGACCTGGCCCAGGCCGTCAGGACGACGCTGGCTCCCTTGCGGGACATTGCCGATTCCAAGGGCTTGAACTTCAAAATAGACCTGGACAAGGCCCTTCCGAAAATCGTGAGTCAGGACAGGACCTATCTGATGCAGGCCGTGTTCAATCTGGTGGACAACGCGGTCAAGTTCACGGCCCAAGGCGAAATCCGCGTGGCTGTAGAGGTTGAAAGTCGTTCCAATGGCCACTGCTTGATACGGTTCACGGTGCGGGATACGGGGATCGGGATATCTGAAGCGTCCGTAGGTAAAATATTTCGAAGTTTCGTCCAAGCGGAGCGCTCCTATACGAGATCCTTTGAAGGGGCCGGACTGGGCCTGTCCATTGCTCGGAAAATTTTGGAGAAAATGGGCTCGGAAATCCAGGTCGATTCCGAGCCCGGACGGGGAAGCACCTTCTCTTTCTCCCTGAACGTTCCGCTTGGAAAGGCGGACCGAAGTGATCGCCCCCCATGTGACGCCCAACTCCTCCCGTCTCTGCGTATCCTCGTGGTTGAGGACGAAGCCGTGAACCGATTCCTGGCCTCCCACTTTTTGACCAATAAAGGACATGCGGTCACCCAGGCGATCAATGGCCGGGAAGCTGTAACCTTCTGCCAGGAGCAGGGCTTCGACCTGATCCTGATGGACATCTCCATGCCGGTCATGGACGGGCTGCAAGCCACCCAGGCCATCCGCGAATCCCGTGACTTCATGGTCCGTCCGGACATTCCGATCATCGCCCTGACCGGGCATGTCTTGCCCGGGGATCGCGAACGCTTCCTGGCCTCGGGCATGGACGGTTACCTGGGAAAGCCCATCGACGTGCCGCTCCTGTTTGAGGAAATCAATGCCGTGATGCGCAAATGCTTTTCCATGGCGCGAGCTTGACCCGCGGATGTCGTCTCAACACTCGAAACCAGTCTTTATCGTACCAAATGCCGCCATGCTCATCTTCTGAAACCATCTTTTTCGCCACCGGGCTGAGCATGAGCATTGATCGCCACACCATGGAAATCCACTGCGGGCGGATTGCCGTGCAAAGCCAACCGGACCTGGGGATATCGGCCATCCCGCAGCTGCAGAAGATGTAACCGAGAGCAATAGCAAACCAAACGGAGCAACCATGAAAAAAATCCTCATCGTGGACGACCAGCCCGAGGTCCGTCGACTCGTGGACGTCACCTTGCGGTTTGACGAATACCAGATTTTGCAAGCCGCAAATGGCGAAGCGGGCGTGGCCATGGCCCAGGAACACAAGCCGAATTTGATCATCATGGACGTGATGATGCCCGGCGAAATCGATGGACTGGAAGCTACCCGCCGGATCAAGACCAATCCGAAAACAAGTGGGTGCACCGTGATAATGCTCACGGCCAAGGGACAACAGGCGGACCAAGATGCCGGACGTAAGGCCGGGGCGGACGACTACTTCATCAAGCCATTCAGTCCGTTGGACTTGATCCGCAAGGTGGAGGACGCCTTGTCATGAGAACGTTCGGGGTTGAGTGCGCTGATGGGCAACAGGGAGAATCCGTTGACTGCGCTGACCCGCAACTTTTCCGCTACGCCGAAGACCTAGCCCAAATGGCCCGGGTCGAGCGCTTCACCACCGGTGAACTGCGGCTGGCCATGGACCAACTGGCCACCTACGCCCAGGAGCTGAACGTCACGGTGCGTGAACTGAAGGATTCCAAGCGCGAACTGGAGGAATCCTATCTGGAGACCATGCACATGCTGGCCACGGCCGCGGAGTTCAAGGACGAGAACACCGGGAACCACATTTTGCGAATCGGCCGATACAGCGCTTTTCTGGCCGATAAATACGGGCTGAGCGACCATGACACGCACATTCTGCTCAACGCCGCACCCATGCATGACGTGGGCAAAATCGGCATCCCGGACCAGATACTGAACAAACCGGCCCGACTGACCGCGGAAGAGTTCGCCGTGATCACGACCCATACCCGGATCGGGGCGCGCATCCTGGGCGGCTCCAAGGCCAGGATTCTTCAGGAAGCCTCGACCATCGCCCTGCGGCATCATGAAAATTGGGACGGCAGCGGATACCCCGACGGACTGCAAGGCGAGGCCATTCCCTTATCCGGGCGGATCGTCAAGCTGGTGGACGTGTTCGACGCCCTGACCACGGACCGTCCATATAAGAACGCCTATCCGGTGGACGCAGCCCTGGAGATCATCCGCAAGGGCACGGGCACGGAGTTCGACCCGTCCCTCGTGGAACTGTTCCTGGCCCATCTGCCGGACATCCTGGCCATCAAAACCGACATGCTCCGCGACGAGACGCAAACGGATCGGCCTTATGTACCGAGCCAGAGGGACGGAGGGTGACCAGAATGGAGACATCATCCACCGCCCACCAGCAATCCATGAAATACGCCGAGGATATCTCCCGGCTCTATCACCTGGAACGCCAACGGGCCGAGGATCTGCGTCTGGGCGCACTGATGCAGAAACGTTTCCTGACTCCCGTGGAACAGGTTCCCGGTTTTTTTGCCCCTACGGCCTACGAGGCCCTGGTCTACAATGCCGCGCCCATGTCGGTTTCCGGGGATTTTTTCTGCCTCAAGCCCATGGGCGGGCAGTTGCCGGAAGATGAGGGGCCTCGGACAGAGACTGAAGCTGCCACAGGGCTGAAATCCGAAGCGGACTTGGGACATAACTTCCGGCCAGCGGGTTTTTTGCTGGCCGACAGTTGCGGACACGGTCTTTCCGCCGCGCTCATTTCCATGCGCATTTCCAGCCTGGTCCAAACCTGCCCCGCGCCCCTGTCCGCGCCGGAAGAACTGATCCGGAGCATCGACCAGGATATCTGCGGCCTGATGCCCCCGGGTCGCTTCGTGGCCGCCAGCTACGCCATCCTGCACCCGGATCGCTGCCTGCTTTCCAATGCCGGATTGCCGTTCCCCATCCATGTTCAAAACGATCGTGTCGAGGAAATCGCCGTGTCCGGGCCACCCATGGGCATGGCCTGCGGAAATGTGTTTCGATCCGTGGAGCGGGAAATCCGGCCCGGCGACCTGCTGGTGATGTTCACGGACGGCCTGACCGAAGCCGGCAACGGGGAGGATGCCCCCTACGGCGTTGACCGCCTGAAAATCTGCCTCGCCCAGCACGGACGACATCCCCTGCACGAACTCATGGCCGCCATCCTGACCGATCTGCGGGCCTATATCGGCAATCTGCCCCTGGACGACGACGTGACCGTGGCCCTCTTCCGGGCAAAAACAGATTAGCCGAACCGGTGGACAACGATGGGGGATGCATGACGATCATCTTTCGAGACAAACGGATAACCGGGGGCGATGCGGAACGCGACGTGCTGTTTGAGGACTTTGCCCGGGACATGGAAACCGGCCAATACCGAAATGAATTCCAGGACCTGTTGCTTCTGGCGCTGGTGGAGGCCGTGAACAATGCCGTGGAGCACGGCAACGGCAATGACCCGCGCAAACAGGTCCATATCCGGTATCTGGTGCGACCGGAGTTGGTTTTGGCCTCGGTCGGGGACCAGGGGGCCGGCTTTGAGCCGCGTTTTCCTGATTTACGGCGTGTGACTGGAGCACGCGGCAGGGGACTGGGCCTGATCAGGGCCAACGTTGATCACGTTTTTTTCAATCTTTCAGGAAATCACATCTTTTTTTGCAAGGGAGATCAATCAATGACCGAACACCTCGTTCAAGAGCAATGGCGAATCAGCACCTACCCCAACGGAGTCGTCCTGGTCACGGACCTGGACTTCGGCCCGGCCAAACTCTCCATCGTCAAAGGCATCGCCGAAATCCTGGACAAGGTCGGAGCTGTTCCGGACCGAACCGTCTTTCTGGATCTGAAAGGAGTCCGCATCCTGAGCAGCCTGACCTGGGGCAGCATCTTTGCCGAGGTCCAGAAGGACGCCGTTCGCCAAGTAATTCTGTTCAACGCCGGCGAGGCCATCCTCCAGACCGCGAACCAGATGGGGCTGACCACGCGCGAAGAAGAAACCTATAAAAAGATCGTCCTGCTGCCGGATGCTTCCCAGGCCATGCACCTTTTGGCGGAAAAACTGACGGAATAGTTTTCATCCGAAACGATCCGCGACATGAACCGAATCCACACAAGAGACGCAGATGCACAACAATTTCGATGACGACGAGGAACTGTTTCAGGGGTTTTTCCTGGATGTGGAGGAGAGCTTTTCGCCCCAGGTGGCCGAGGCCTTGAGTCTGGTGCGCTCCGGTCAGGTTGAGGCGGGCATCGATATGATGTTCCGGCCGCTGCACACCATCAAAGGCACCTCGACCTTCATCAATTTGAGCGACATCTCCACCTACACCCACAAGGTGGAAGACTACATGAAAGCCATCCAGTCCGGGCGTATCCCGCGTACAGACCAGGCGGTTGACTTGCTGATCCAGGCAGTGGACATGGTCTTTTCACTGTTGGACAAGGCCAAAGTCCGGGCGTCGTTGGACCAGGACGAAATCCGCCGCATGGAGGCCAGGCTGGCCGGAAACGCCTCATCTCCCGTAGAGTCAAGCGGGCCCGTCGGCTCCGAACACCTGATGGTCGAGCATGGGGAAGACAACGTTCTGATCCGGCTGCTTCTACCCCGCATCCATCTTCCCGGACATTCCGAACCGCTTTTGGCCGCTCTTCGCCAGTTGCCCAAGGGCCAGCGGGTAGTCCTGGACCTGTCAAAGGTGCGCACCATGAACTCCACCACCTGGGGCGCGATTTTCGCGGCCTCCCAGATCCTGGACATTTCGGTCACGGGCTTGACCGGGGCCTGCCGGACCACGTTCTACGCCTGGGGCTTTGAACAGCGAATCAGAGAAATTCCGCCATCCCCCCCAACCACCGGGTAAAGTGCATGCCAGCCATTGATCCGTTCACGCAAATCAATCGATGCATGGAAGAGGTCGAGGCCTCCATCCTCGAACTGGAAAAGTCCACGGGAAACAGCGCCCTGATCGAGCGCATCTGGAACGCCCTGGGCCTGAACGCGCTGCGGCTTTCCTCCCCCATGCCCGCTTCCCTGCTGGATCTGCTCAAGGACGGGGTCGTGCAGCCGGACCAGAAAACCGTGGATGTCCTTCTGGAACTCAGCGACGTGGTTCAGAGGCTGCTGCACCATGTAGCCGAGACCGTGCACGGCCCGCGTAGCCCCGAACCCTCGGCCTCCACTCGATCCGCCACGGAGGAACCGCTTGAGGAACGGTTTGAGAGTTCTCGGGAGGAAGA contains the following coding sequences:
- a CDS encoding PAS domain-containing sensor histidine kinase, whose protein sequence is MEPEQTIESLRAELEAARARIVELEEKIGGCATGGKCRALLLESPALAYQSLDEDGRVVDVNAAWLNLLGHERRDVLGRLFSDFLAEEHRAVFQENFVRLKASGATRNIEYDLVHKDGSLRHVFLDGCISSDERQRFQCTHCLLRDITGQKRIESELLSVDQQRRIILDSVPALIWAKDMKGRILMANKALLAAIGLEEDEVVGRTTHDIFPREIADAHVLVDRRILASGKPDLGVEEPFVTSTGEMGWCISDKMPLRDLQGKIVGTLGFSRDITNLKISQQAHIKSETIRSGLFENMSSGAVIYSVWGDGTRAADYVIIDYNAAGLRMENKPKEKVIGKSLEELYPGIDASPLVGRLHHVWSTGETAFVPAFLYRREQEPSGFWYEIRIFRLPSGEIVAIYDNVTARVEAEQALREREKLLRMVVENVRDGINVLDLKTRRYILMSPSQIALTGYTSEEFLNISANEGYARVHPEDRYIAINLHRLIAAGENDLGLVEYRWKVKSGEYRWFNDSRRLIRDEHGRPVALVGVSRDITDRKQMELELERTRQELRKLSEQLILAQEEERKRISQELHDGVLTDILALKVNLETARIALKRRGDVPDVPGLNAAVHSLAAIAEEVRRIVQGMRPMALDELGLKDALEGLTSFFQKRLPDVGVEFRFEKWATLTVPEAQSVVAFRLIQQALDNIASHAQGARRVGVIVLADADGLRVEVSDDGCGFDVGRLRFSPDHDGGLGLRGMRKRVEMVGGKLGIESAAGQGTTIRAWLPLSD
- a CDS encoding response regulator; the encoded protein is MEPLFSDGQFQSVNTPTKPILIVDDHDVFRIGMTGLLEQDGFSVVQTRGVQDALDVYQRRKFGAVIVDLSLQEVNGFVLIQKLLRKDEQARIMVLTVHRVEEYVLKAIRFGANGYVVKADPAEEMLFALRNVLDGKFYLSTSMLHVLVKRMILSNSSVRSVPSWRDALSDREQEVLGFAVNGLKNSEIAKKMDLHIKTVEKHRHNAMRKLGADDRAKMRAMLQVIKAEMASELVL
- a CDS encoding response regulator transcription factor, which gives rise to MKKILIVDDQPEVRRLVDVTLRFDEYQILQAANGEAGVAMAQEHKPNLIIMDVMMPGEIDGLEATRRIKTNPKTSGCTVIMLTAKGQQADQDAGRKAGADDYFIKPFSPLDLIRKVEDALS
- a CDS encoding nitrate- and nitrite sensing domain-containing protein; the encoded protein is MNRQSNGSDIMRNITIRHKLLILITLLTIVLVYFGTRELQTKTALNREVATLRVLIELQSLAGLVIHELQRERGMSSGYLGARGVLFTEQLALQHARTDRQRAQLAHWFMEVYPGAIPSEIDEHLEQIREKIIGLEDIRAKVLALETNVDTVVQYYSQLIEILIQASYSFNGFSSDARLALLGRAYSVFLSTKELAGLERALGSNALAEGRFLPGRKTHFTTLIEQQKYGFALFLSMVPEDARRLYLETEQSPAALAVDALRAQLLNPSVHGMGFSPLRWFDIITDKIDHLQRVELELSVKMDERVCKLQEETQAALKQLWTLLAAALFAYLLLTLTIFRSIVRPLSLLVDYARDISAGRLDRKLNLQGQDEIGQLGEAMQQLVADLQTNIQKAESRGQEAHRLSEARLEAARQLETALALAEDARDNLSAILASVNDGIVVTDRENRILLMNRAAEEVLGVEYEKVRNQPIHYAIQDGTLRDSFKNCLVKAQRLASYTFDFSCAQSEHSTCEQVFQARTSVNHDTQGNQTGIVTIIQDVTRERALDQIKNDFISTAAHELRTPLTSIQGFSEILLARKHLSEAERKEFLIYINDQAVLLGRLISDLMDISRIESGLSFSLNKKEQDLRQLLRQKLKAFRAGLSRHELSAAIPDEPCITSVDGDKFLQVLENILSNASKYSPDGGTIHVAMQCSETEVAITVTDQGLGMTPEQVSRIFEKFYRADTSDSGIPGTGLGMGIAKHIMDAHDGEIHIQSEIGQGTTVRLTLPRPKQRKKGS
- a CDS encoding HD-GYP domain-containing protein; translated protein: MRTFGVECADGQQGESVDCADPQLFRYAEDLAQMARVERFTTGELRLAMDQLATYAQELNVTVRELKDSKRELEESYLETMHMLATAAEFKDENTGNHILRIGRYSAFLADKYGLSDHDTHILLNAAPMHDVGKIGIPDQILNKPARLTAEEFAVITTHTRIGARILGGSKARILQEASTIALRHHENWDGSGYPDGLQGEAIPLSGRIVKLVDVFDALTTDRPYKNAYPVDAALEIIRKGTGTEFDPSLVELFLAHLPDILAIKTDMLRDETQTDRPYVPSQRDGG
- a CDS encoding PP2C family protein-serine/threonine phosphatase; translation: METSSTAHQQSMKYAEDISRLYHLERQRAEDLRLGALMQKRFLTPVEQVPGFFAPTAYEALVYNAAPMSVSGDFFCLKPMGGQLPEDEGPRTETEAATGLKSEADLGHNFRPAGFLLADSCGHGLSAALISMRISSLVQTCPAPLSAPEELIRSIDQDICGLMPPGRFVAASYAILHPDRCLLSNAGLPFPIHVQNDRVEEIAVSGPPMGMACGNVFRSVEREIRPGDLLVMFTDGLTEAGNGEDAPYGVDRLKICLAQHGRHPLHELMAAILTDLRAYIGNLPLDDDVTVALFRAKTD
- a CDS encoding ATP-binding protein; its protein translation is MLQKSSDDREQLLRYAQDLAVIVRREKEKNAALLKIVGDLEEARQKLLLEIEQRTALQRELEQAKEAAEEASQFKTDFMNNMSHELRTPLNGIMGMCSLLEMTSLDAEQRDFLALLKKSARRQLRLVDALLNVDLLNSDALQLELEEFDLAQAVRTTLAPLRDIADSKGLNFKIDLDKALPKIVSQDRTYLMQAVFNLVDNAVKFTAQGEIRVAVEVESRSNGHCLIRFTVRDTGIGISEASVGKIFRSFVQAERSYTRSFEGAGLGLSIARKILEKMGSEIQVDSEPGRGSTFSFSLNVPLGKADRSDRPPCDAQLLPSLRILVVEDEAVNRFLASHFLTNKGHAVTQAINGREAVTFCQEQGFDLILMDISMPVMDGLQATQAIRESRDFMVRPDIPIIALTGHVLPGDRERFLASGMDGYLGKPIDVPLLFEEINAVMRKCFSMARA